CGGCCTGCTCGGCGCCGGCGGCCAGCTGGTCCTCTTCGAGGCCCTCAAGCACGGCCCGGCCTACCTGATCTTCCCGCTGATCTCCGTGGCACCGATCGTGACCGTGATCCTCTCCACCATTTTCCTCAAGGAGCGGGTCAGCAAAATGGGCATCCTCGGCATCGTGCTGGCCTTCGTCGCGCTCGTCTGCTTCTCGCTGTCCAGCAAATCCGACGAGATCGCCCAGGACAACCTCTGGATCCTGCTCGCCTCCCTGGTCTTCATCTGCTGGGGCACGCAGGCTTTCGTGATGAAGCTGGCCAACAACCACACCCCCGACGCCGAGAGCGTCTTCGTGTACATGGCCATCTCCGCCGTGCTGCTGATCCCGGTCGCCCTTGCGATGACCGATTTCTCCCAGCCCGTCAACACCTCCTTCAACGGCCCGTACCTGACCTTCTGCATCCAGATCCTCAACGCCATCGGCGCCTTCGCCCTCGTCTACGCCAACCGCTACGGCAAGGCGATGATCATCGCGCCGCTCGCCGACGCCTGCGCCCCGGTCATCACCACGGCCATCTCGCTGGTGCTCTACGCCCACGTCCCGGGCGTCGCCCAGATCCTGGGCATCGTCTCCGCCATCACCTGCGTGCTGATCTTCAGCCGAGAATAACGACTTTCACGCGGTTCGCCGCGACTATTTATCTAACGAGAAAGAAGGCGGCCGAGTTTCCTCAGCCGCCTTCCATTTTCTATGAAGGGTCCGCCTAGCGGAAGGAGACCCAGTCGATCTCGGCGGAGCCGGAGACCAGTTCGACGGTAACGTCCTGCATGCCGGTGACCTTCAGCTTGGCCTTGGCCTCCATGACGGTCCAGTCGGCGCAGGCCGGGACCGTGACCTTCTTGCTCCTGCCGCCGACG
This Bacteroidales bacterium WCE2004 DNA region includes the following protein-coding sequences:
- a CDS encoding Uncharacterized membrane protein — encoded protein: MAKKHNWLVYALITMVTWGIWGAFSSTPDYPSTLTYVVWAVSMVPCALVALANIKFKLDMRPKSVILSMGVGLLGAGGQLVLFEALKHGPAYLIFPLISVAPIVTVILSTIFLKERVSKMGILGIVLAFVALVCFSLSSKSDEIAQDNLWILLASLVFICWGTQAFVMKLANNHTPDAESVFVYMAISAVLLIPVALAMTDFSQPVNTSFNGPYLTFCIQILNAIGAFALVYANRYGKAMIIAPLADACAPVITTAISLVLYAHVPGVAQILGIVSAITCVLIFSRE